A genomic stretch from bacterium includes:
- the trmFO gene encoding methylenetetrahydrofolate--tRNA-(uracil(54)-C(5))-methyltransferase (FADH(2)-oxidizing) TrmFO: protein MNLIKVVGGGLAGCEAAWQIARRGFPVQLFEMKPQVRSAAHRTDDLAELVCSNSLKSRRQDRASGLLKEELRLAGSLLLEIAEKASIPGGSSLCVDRREFAHMVTEALNGSPLIELIREEVTTIPKEGIVVIASGPLTSDPLTESIRNSVGTESLFFYDAIAPTIEADSISWDEVFLQDRYQDPGSGAYVNCPLDEDQYQALVSALRTADPLKPHEFEDARYFEACMPIEELASRGDRTLAYGSWRPVGLTNPKTGKRPHAVIQLRPENRAATSYSMVGFQTRLLFPDQERIFRTIPGLGKASFERLGTIHRNTYVDAPSLLDRTQRLLSDPRLFFCGQIAGVEGYVESMASGLITGLNVAAFLKDHQPVPLPETTMTGAILQKLTSTEGSPFTPVNAQFGLLPPLPDLKLKKDVKRQKLAERALQDMKGWLEGQNVECRT, encoded by the coding sequence ATGAATCTGATTAAGGTTGTCGGCGGCGGCCTGGCCGGCTGCGAAGCAGCCTGGCAGATCGCCCGCAGAGGTTTCCCTGTCCAGCTTTTCGAGATGAAGCCCCAGGTCAGGTCAGCCGCGCACCGGACCGACGACCTGGCGGAACTGGTTTGTAGTAATTCCCTGAAATCCCGGAGGCAAGACCGGGCCAGTGGTCTCCTGAAGGAGGAACTCCGCCTTGCCGGATCACTGCTACTTGAGATCGCGGAGAAGGCATCGATCCCCGGTGGGTCATCCCTGTGCGTAGACCGTCGGGAGTTCGCCCACATGGTGACCGAAGCCCTTAACGGATCGCCGCTTATCGAGTTAATTCGGGAAGAGGTAACGACTATCCCCAAAGAAGGCATTGTCGTTATCGCATCAGGTCCCCTGACATCAGACCCCCTGACCGAATCAATCAGAAACAGTGTGGGCACTGAATCCCTCTTCTTTTACGACGCCATCGCACCCACCATCGAAGCCGACAGTATCTCATGGGATGAGGTGTTCCTCCAGGACCGCTACCAGGACCCCGGTTCGGGAGCCTACGTCAACTGCCCGCTGGACGAGGATCAGTACCAGGCCCTCGTATCGGCCCTGAGGACAGCGGATCCGCTTAAACCCCACGAATTCGAGGATGCACGTTATTTCGAAGCCTGCATGCCCATAGAGGAGCTGGCATCCCGCGGGGACCGGACACTGGCCTACGGTTCCTGGAGGCCTGTAGGACTGACCAACCCGAAAACCGGCAAGCGGCCCCACGCGGTGATCCAGCTGCGTCCCGAGAACAGGGCCGCCACCTCCTACAGCATGGTAGGGTTTCAGACCCGGCTGCTTTTTCCGGACCAGGAGAGGATCTTCAGGACAATCCCCGGCCTCGGGAAAGCCAGTTTCGAAAGATTGGGGACCATCCATCGAAACACATATGTCGACGCCCCATCCCTCCTCGACCGGACACAGAGGCTCCTCAGTGACCCACGGCTATTTTTCTGCGGGCAGATCGCCGGCGTAGAGGGCTATGTGGAATCGATGGCCAGCGGCCTTATAACAGGTCTCAATGTGGCCGCCTTTCTGAAAGACCATCAACCGGTTCCACTGCCTGAGACAACCATGACAGGCGCCATTCTTCAAAAACTCACCAGTACTGAAGGATCTCCCTTTACCCCGGTAAACGCCCAGTTCGGACTGCTGCCCCCATTACCTGACCTCAAGCTGAAGAAGGATGTGAAGCGCCAGAAACTCGCAGAGCGAGCTCTGCAGGATATGAAGGGGTGGCTGGAAGGGCAGAATGTAGAATGTAGAACGTAG